From the Leptospira congkakensis genome, the window GGATCGTAACGGTCAGGTAGCTGTGATTTCATAGGGTCTTTGGATTTCTTGCACTTTACTATGTTTCGTAAAGAGTTTAGGGGTCAAGGATGAAACAGCAACCAAGGTTCGCATTGACAGAAAGGAGAGGCAAAAGAATCTGGTTGGCATGAACGCAAAAACAGCAAAAATCCTCGGCAAATATGCAACCTTCAAAGGTGTTTCAGAAAAACAATTGAAACGCGATTGGTTGTCTCTTTCCCATATCGATAAAGATAAAAAAAGACAAGAAATCCTAAAAGAAATCGCTAAGAAATAAGATATGCGGAAGTATCCTTCCGCTTTTTATATGGAACACAGATTCCGAATTCTTTTCTCCTTCCTATTTTTTGGATTCACACTTACCGCTGTCTCCTACTGTTCCAAACAAAGTGACATAATATTTTCGAATTACGAAGAAAGTTTGGTTTTGGCAAAAAACTCAAACAGAAAACTCATCGTAGTTTTTGGCGCCGACTGGTGTCCCGACTGTAGAGCATTAGATGGGATCTTTGAAGAACCAGAACCAAAAGCTCTCCTCAAAGAAAATTTTATCCTCTTCAAAGTAGATGTGGGTCGTTTCGACAAAAACTTAAGTCTAAATGATACACTTGGGAATCCCATTGAAAATGGAATTCCTGCTCTTGTTGTCATTGACCCTTCAGGTAAAATTCTCACCTCCACCAAAGGAGGAGAATTCTCTAACGCGAGTAAGATGACAAAAGAACAAGTTTTAGAATATTTATACCGTCTTTAGGAGAAGTTTGTTTTTAACAAACAGTTCGATTTTATGAACCAAACCAAAAACCAATTAACAGATAATATGTTCTCATATAAATTCAAAACAACTTTTCAATTTTTTAAAAACTCAAGTCTATCTCTTATTTTGCTTTTAACTTTTTCTCTTTCCGCCGAAGAACCGGCCGCTCCGACTCTTGTTCTTGGGAATGTACTTCCGGAAATCAATTATACCAATCAATGGGAAGAACCAAGTCCCATTCCATCAGAAACTACAAAGGTAATTTTTATTGCTGATATGGATGCGAGTAAAATCATCCATCCAATTTTAGAGAAAGAAGGAAAAGGATATTTGGAATCCAAACAAGCTGTATTAGTCTCTGATATCCACAGAATGCCTTCGCTAATTTCAAAATTTGTAGCTTTGCCAAAGATGAAATCCTATCCGTATACTCTTCGTTTGGTGAGAGAAGAAAAACTGGCAGACCCTTTTCCAAGAACAAAAGGATCCTTAACTCTGATTCAATTAAAAGCAGGGAAGATTACAAAGATCCAAATATCCAATCTGGAAGCGGAGATTCGTAGTTTTCTCGAAACCCAAGAGAAACCTTCCCAATCCAATCGTTAAACATCGAATATATGTCAAAATGACGATTTTTTTCCTTAGAAATGTAAAATCTTCTTGATAACGACGTTCGCTATTCACAAAATCTCTCCCTAGTCTATCTTTAGTTGCGAGAGAAATACTATGGCACTTCCTAAAGTTTGTGTAATTGGGGCCGGTTCTTCCGGTATAACAGTCATTAAATCATTAAAGGAAAATGGAATTCCTTTTGATTGTTATGAAAAAGGAAGTGATGTTGGCGGTAACTGGCGTTATAAAAACGACAATGGCCTCAGTAATATTTATAAATCCCTTCATATCAATACTCACAGGGATCGTATGGAATACCGCGATTATCCCATGCCCACAAATTATGCGGACTACCCTAATCACGAACCCATTCAAAATTACTTTTTATCTTATGTGGATCATTTCGGACTTCGTAAACACATCCAATTCAAAAATGGAATCAAAAAAGCAGAACGAACCGAAGATGGAATTTGGAAAATCACTCCAGAAAAAGGTCCTGTTAAATACTATGACGCGTTAGTTGTCGCCAATGGACACCATTGGAATGAACGTTGGCCGAATCCCGCTTTCCCAGGAAAATTTTCTGGCCAAGTCATACATTCCCACTCCTATGTTGACCCAAAAACACCCGTTAACTGCGAAGGCAAAAATGTTGTTATCCTTGGTATGGGAAATAGTGCCATGGATATCTCTGTGGAACTTTCTAGACCTGGGGTTGCTAAAAAAGTATTTTTATCCGCAAGGCGTGGTGCTTATGTCATTCCTAACTATCTATTTGGAAAACCATTAGATAAACTTACAGAATACACACCTCACTGGGTTCCGTTTTTTATCCAACAAACACTCGCTCACCTTCTGATTCGATTTGGTGTTGGGAAAATGGAAGACTTCGGTTTGCCAAAACCAGATCATAAGTTTGGTTCTGCCCACCCAACCATCTCTCAAGATTTACTCGTAAGGCTTGGCCGAGGGGATATCAAACCAAAACCAGTGATCACAGAACTCAAAGGTAAAAAAATCGCCTTTGCGGATGGAACAGAAGAAGATGCTGATGTTCTCATTTACTGTACCGGATACAATATCAAGTTTCCATTCTTTGATGAAGATTTTTTATCAGCCCCCGATAACTACATCCCTCTTTACTACAAAATGATCAAACCAGGAATCAATGATTTATTTTTTGTAGGACTTATGCAGCCATTAGGTGCTATTATGCCACTGGCGGAATGCCAAGGAAAATGGATTTCACAATATCTCACTGGAAATTATGTATTACCTTCCAAAGTGGATATGGAGAAATTCATCGAACGTGACCAAGAAAAAATGAAAAAAAGGTATGTGAGTAGCACTCGCCACACCATCCAAGTGGATTATGATTCTTTTCTTTATGAGATGAAAGAAGAAATGGCAACAGGTAAAAAAAGATCCGCGAAACTCGGAAACCATTTGCCAATCGAAGCACGAGCGGAATTCCTTTCGGAAGGACGTCATGATTCTTTTAAATCTTCGAGATCTTCTAAAAAGAAATTGGTTCGCAGCAAATAACCAATTTTTTCCTTTTTTACTCACAATCTGTCTATCGCTACTTGGGACAGGTTGTGTTTCCAAAGGTTACACCTACCAAGGAAATCCTCTCTTTGGTTGGATGGAATCTTCTGGCGAAGTTCGTGCCACAGACCCTTATCCCATTCTCAAACGATATCCTTCTTTCCAAGCGACCGACTTCGAATTCCCAGTAGGTGGAAAGTATGCCGAAGGATTCTACTTAGCGCAAAAGTTTGGAGCCGAAAATGGTAAGTTTGGTGGTAGAAAACATTTAGGCGAAGATTGGAATGCCATCACGGGAGGTGACAGCGATTTTGCTGCTCCCGTATACACTTTTGGTAACGGAGTAGTTTCAGAAATTGCCGACTATGGTGGTGGTTGGGGAAAGGTAGTTCGAATTGTTCACTACCATAATGTAGGGAACGGAGACTTCTGGTATTTGGAATCTGTTTATGCCCACCTACATACAATCGATGTAGAACCAGGTCAATTGGTAAAAAAAACAGAATGGATCGGAACCATCGGTGATGCTGGTGGAAGTTATCCGGCGCATTTACATTTCGAACTTCGTTCGACCATTGGTGCACCGTTAGGTGGTGGATATGCGTTAAAAACAGAAGGATTTTTACCACCAACACGGTGGCTTATGCAGTATGGACCGAAGGAAAAATCTTTTACGGAAGAAAGTTTTCAGTATCTACTGGAAAAAGGCGGAACCCTTTAGCTTAGGCTTGTATCTTTCTAAAAAATTAGTAACTACTGATAAAACCTAATACTTCGTCTTCTTTTTCAGCATTTGTGTCATAAAAATTACAATGAATCTCAAACAGAGGTTCGTTCCCTATTTTTTCGCTCTTCAATGTTTTCACCAGAAAGTCAACAGAACCTGTCATGGAAATCATCTTTAAGGATATTTTTAATATCGAAGGCACTTCAATGTCATAAGGATGGTAAAACATGATTCCTCTTGCACTGATGTGTTTTTTAGAATCATAATCCCTTAGATGTTCCAATTGAACTTCGAACGTAGCTGGAATTTCTGTATAATGATTTGGTTTCATAGTCTTCGTGTATATAGCAACAAACATAGGATAATTAAACCCTCATTCAATTACTATTTTATTACGTACGTATAAATCTTTATGCAAAAATGATATTAAATCCGGCAAGAAGGACAATTAATCCAACTCCCCAGGCTAAAATTCGTGGATCCCAAAACGGATTTGTTTGATCTCGATCGGAATAAACAAGTCCGTGTAAGTCTTTCTGTGGATCTTCTTTTTCAATCAAACTAACAATCACCATTGTTAAAAAACAAACCATTCCGGAAACGATAGCTCCGTAAAAGTTGGAAACCATATCTGATTTGTAATATATTCTCCCCAATGAATATAGGATAAAATGAACGAGTCCACTCGCTGTTCCGAGTAACATTCCGTAGAAGGCACTCCAACCAGAAGCACGTTTCCAAAACATTCCAAGTAAAAATATAGCGATTAAAGGAGCATTAAAAAATGAAAATAACAACTGGATGTAGTTCATAATATTCTCAAACTGCATCGCGATATAGGATGCAAAAATAGCAAATATAACTGCAAACATTGTACAGAGTTTTCCAATTTTTAAATAATCCTTATCCTCTCTGTTTTGGTTGATATATGTTTGATAAATATCATAAGTAAAAATTGTGTTCATTGCGGTGATAGAACTGGACATACCAGCCATAAAGGCAGCTAACAGTGCAGTTGTCCCAAGACCCAACATTCCTGAAGGATAATAATTTTTTAGTAAAATTAAAAAACTTTTATTATATTCTCCATTCATTTCTTTAGAAAATTCAGTTAATGCAATTAACCCTGGTATGACGGTTAGAAATGGTAAAAACAATTTAAACATGGCTCCGATAAGAGGAGTTCTTCTTGCCGCTCTATAATCTTTGGCAGCCATTGCTCTTTGTACTTCAGTGAACCCACAAGTCCAATAGGAAAAAGATAATACAAAACCAAGGCCCACTGTTACACTTAACAAATCCCAACCTAGTTCGTTTTGTCCATTGGTTAGTCCCGACCACATATGTTTGTGTGAATGTGGGATTTTTTGCATAAGGCCATCCCATCCACCTAACTTTGTTAACCCGATAATCACTAAAGGAAAAAGACCAAGAACTGTTAAAAAAAATTGCATCACCTCTGTATAAATCGAAGAACTAAGTCCTCCAAAGTATGTATAAACCAAAACTATACAGGCACTAAAAAGAATCGATATGTGAGGATTCCAACCAAACATCGTTTCAAAAACCAAAGACAAAGAATAAAGATAAATCCCCGATCCAAGTGCTAACGATAATAATGTGATAGATGCATTTAAGAGGTGCGCTGGTCGATTAAACCTAAAACGTAAGTATTCTGGAACACTTCTGATTTTTGAAGAATAGTAAAATGGCATCATAAAGATCCCAAGAAAAATCATTCCAGGAATCGCACCTAGGTAGTAGAAGTGAAAGGTTAAAAATCCATATTCGGCACCACTGGCACTCATCCCGAGTAATTCCAGTGCGGAGATATTGGCGGAAATAAAAGCAATGCCCGTAATCCAACTGGGTATCTTTCGACCTGCCAGAAGGAAATCGCTCGATTGGTTCATGGATTTCTTCAGAAGAATCCCAATCAGAACCATAAACCCAACAAAAACAAATAGGATGGAATAATCGATGGGAGCGAGCGAGACAAACATACGCTCGCATATGATGGGAAAATCGGACTTTGTAAAGAGGAAATCCCGAATCACCCCTGCCTGGAATTATTTTCCTTCAAAATTTTGAAAACCAACCGACACTCAATGTAACTCTTTGAACGAAAAAGACTATCCGAATTATGTCGCATTACTAGATTCGGAACCACCAGGAGGATCTATGTTCTATCTTCTTTTAGCCCTTCTCCACGAAGACTATTCTTCCGGCAGAATCGATTTCTCTACCTATTTTGAAAATACCGTCCTTTTAGCCTTAGATCATGAACGCATTAAGTTCAATCTAGAACAAAGTAAAGCCGCTTAAATTGGTAACTTTTGCGATTTAGAAAGTCGCTCACTTCTGAGAGGGGCTTTCTTTCTACACTGGTTATCCTTCAATACTGCCTTTCTTTCGTAAGTGGCTTTCTTTGGAAAGTCACTGGAAAAGGTAACTCACTTTCTTTTTTCACCCGCTTTCTTTAGTAACGAAAGATCCAAAGTAACCCAGTTTCCATCGATCCAGACCTTCGGATTTCAGTGACTTTCCGTCGAAATTCACTCTCCAAAGACATTAAATGCAAAAATCCACTCCCTTTCTTAGGTTCCTCCCTCGAATTTTCTCCTTGTTCTAGGAAGTCCGATCTGTATGGTAACAGAAAAATCATATCTCAGGAAGATAAAATGACATCGGCCAAACTCCTTACTGGTACCCTCCAAAATTCACAAAAATTTTTCCTTCAATTTGGAGGACAGGGTTCACCTTATCTAAAAGAACTCGTAAAATTATATGCAGAACCAGAACTCAAAGAATTTTTCGAAACAAGTTTCAAAACCATTGCTGAAATTGCCGCTCGTGATGGCAAAAGTCCGCTTCTCAATGAAGGATTTGATTTCAAATCTTGGATTGAGAATCCAGATGGCGCTCCTTCTGAAGATTATCTAGCGCGCGCACCGATTTCTGTTCCAGGAATCTTTATGACACAAATTGCAAATTACGTTTTAGTTTCAAAACGTGGTTACCCAACAGCTGAACTCATCAAAGCAACTGGTGCTGTCAGTGGACATAGCCAAGGGGTCATTGCTTCTGCTCTTGTTGGTCTTGGAAAAGACGGAGCCGATTTTCTAACTGCATACTCTGATTTCTTAAAATTTGTTTTTTATCTTGGATTCAATGGTCAAAAAGTTTACCCTAACTTTGTTGTTCCGGAAGAAGTTGTGAAAGAAAACGAAGCCAATGGAGATAAAAATCCAGCACCAATGGTTGCAGTGATTGGTTATTCAAAAGATGAATTAGAAGAAAGAGTTAAAAAAACAAATGATTCCCTTGGACTCAAAGGCCAAGACACAGTTTTCATTTCTCTATACAACACTCCAGATTCCATGATTCTTTCTGCACTTCCTTCTTCTCTTCTTGCATTCCGTAAACAATGGAAAGCAGAAATGGATGAAAAGAAATTTAAGTTTGTGTATTTGAAAACAACTGCACCTTTCCATTGCCCATTTATGGAAACTTCACTTGATAAATTCAATGCGGAAGATGCATCTGTAGTTCCATTCCCATATACCGGTGCTGATCTAAAAGTTCCTGTATACAGTATCTTTGATGGTCACAACTTACAAAAAGATGGGAACCTTCGTGACATTCTTTTTAAAATGGTCCTCATTGAGCCACTTTACTGGGATTTGGCGATTGCTCCTATCTTTAATGACAGTGCCATCAACACAATCATTGACTTCGGACCAAGTGTTGTGAGCCAAAGATTAACTGGTGGACATTTAAAAGCAAAAAACATCGAAAAACAATCATTATGCGCATCTAATGCAAAGGAATTAAAAGTAATTCTAGAAGCATAATGAATCCATCTACTGCTCGGGCCGCTTCCAAGTTAAATTTAATCCGCCTTCTGGCTTCACATCCAGAGGGGCTTGGATTAGAAGAAATTCAAAGCGTAACGGGTCACAAATCAATCGCTGCTCTCAAAAAAGATTTGGGTGAGTTGTATATGATTGAGATGTATCCGTATTCTCCAACTGATGCAGTAGATTTAGATTTTGATGGGGAGAAAGTAAAAATCCGACTCCCCATTGCTGTTGATTCTGCACTACCGCTTTCCCCAAAAGAATGGTCTCTCCTTCGTTCGCTTCTAATCACTGATAAAAACACCGAAGATTCTAAAGTTAAAAAATCCATTTTAGACAAAATTGATTCGGTCATTCCTTCGGGAGACTGGTCTCCTTACCAAAAAACAAAGGAAACCATAATTGAAGCCATTGGTGCAAAAAAAACACTAACAATTGTTTATTGGAAAAGAGACACCCAAGAGAAAGAAACAAGAACTTTAGCTCCTTGGTTGTTATGGGAAGAAAATGATTCTTACCTATTGGCTTATGATTTGGCAAAAGAAGGATTCAGATCCTTTCGATTGGATTATATTTTAGACCTTAGTATTACTGATACAAAATATCCAACCCTACCTGATACAGCAGGGGAATTCCTAGAAGGATTCAAACAATTGTTTGGTGCCGATTCCGAAAACAAAGAAAATGCAAAACTTTGGATCACGGATGGAGCTTCTTATCATTTGGGAATGAAACTGAACCTGACACCAACAGGGAACCAAAAACAAATTGGTGATTCTAATTATCGAGAATTCCAAGCTCCTATCCGAGACCAAAATTGGTTCATCCAAACCATTTTGGGATATGGAACTTCTGTGTTTGTTTCTGAACCAAAAGAAATCAAAACTTCCATCCAATTGCACCTACAATCAGTAGCACCATCAAAACCAAATCTCCATTCGTTATCTTAGTATGACTTCAAAATTCATTTCGTTTGGAAAGATTAACATTGGTTTGTTCGTTCCATACAAAAGAAAAGATGGACTT encodes:
- a CDS encoding WYL domain-containing protein; translation: MNPSTARAASKLNLIRLLASHPEGLGLEEIQSVTGHKSIAALKKDLGELYMIEMYPYSPTDAVDLDFDGEKVKIRLPIAVDSALPLSPKEWSLLRSLLITDKNTEDSKVKKSILDKIDSVIPSGDWSPYQKTKETIIEAIGAKKTLTIVYWKRDTQEKETRTLAPWLLWEENDSYLLAYDLAKEGFRSFRLDYILDLSITDTKYPTLPDTAGEFLEGFKQLFGADSENKENAKLWITDGASYHLGMKLNLTPTGNQKQIGDSNYREFQAPIRDQNWFIQTILGYGTSVFVSEPKEIKTSIQLHLQSVAPSKPNLHSLS
- a CDS encoding thioredoxin family protein encodes the protein MRKYPSAFYMEHRFRILFSFLFFGFTLTAVSYCSKQSDIIFSNYEESLVLAKNSNRKLIVVFGADWCPDCRALDGIFEEPEPKALLKENFILFKVDVGRFDKNLSLNDTLGNPIENGIPALVVIDPSGKILTSTKGGEFSNASKMTKEQVLEYLYRL
- a CDS encoding flavin-containing monooxygenase, which translates into the protein MALPKVCVIGAGSSGITVIKSLKENGIPFDCYEKGSDVGGNWRYKNDNGLSNIYKSLHINTHRDRMEYRDYPMPTNYADYPNHEPIQNYFLSYVDHFGLRKHIQFKNGIKKAERTEDGIWKITPEKGPVKYYDALVVANGHHWNERWPNPAFPGKFSGQVIHSHSYVDPKTPVNCEGKNVVILGMGNSAMDISVELSRPGVAKKVFLSARRGAYVIPNYLFGKPLDKLTEYTPHWVPFFIQQTLAHLLIRFGVGKMEDFGLPKPDHKFGSAHPTISQDLLVRLGRGDIKPKPVITELKGKKIAFADGTEEDADVLIYCTGYNIKFPFFDEDFLSAPDNYIPLYYKMIKPGINDLFFVGLMQPLGAIMPLAECQGKWISQYLTGNYVLPSKVDMEKFIERDQEKMKKRYVSSTRHTIQVDYDSFLYEMKEEMATGKKRSAKLGNHLPIEARAEFLSEGRHDSFKSSRSSKKKLVRSK
- a CDS encoding ACP S-malonyltransferase; translation: MTSAKLLTGTLQNSQKFFLQFGGQGSPYLKELVKLYAEPELKEFFETSFKTIAEIAARDGKSPLLNEGFDFKSWIENPDGAPSEDYLARAPISVPGIFMTQIANYVLVSKRGYPTAELIKATGAVSGHSQGVIASALVGLGKDGADFLTAYSDFLKFVFYLGFNGQKVYPNFVVPEEVVKENEANGDKNPAPMVAVIGYSKDELEERVKKTNDSLGLKGQDTVFISLYNTPDSMILSALPSSLLAFRKQWKAEMDEKKFKFVYLKTTAPFHCPFMETSLDKFNAEDASVVPFPYTGADLKVPVYSIFDGHNLQKDGNLRDILFKMVLIEPLYWDLAIAPIFNDSAINTIIDFGPSVVSQRLTGGHLKAKNIEKQSLCASNAKELKVILEA
- a CDS encoding sodium:solute symporter family protein, encoding MFVSLAPIDYSILFVFVGFMVLIGILLKKSMNQSSDFLLAGRKIPSWITGIAFISANISALELLGMSASGAEYGFLTFHFYYLGAIPGMIFLGIFMMPFYYSSKIRSVPEYLRFRFNRPAHLLNASITLLSLALGSGIYLYSLSLVFETMFGWNPHISILFSACIVLVYTYFGGLSSSIYTEVMQFFLTVLGLFPLVIIGLTKLGGWDGLMQKIPHSHKHMWSGLTNGQNELGWDLLSVTVGLGFVLSFSYWTCGFTEVQRAMAAKDYRAARRTPLIGAMFKLFLPFLTVIPGLIALTEFSKEMNGEYNKSFLILLKNYYPSGMLGLGTTALLAAFMAGMSSSITAMNTIFTYDIYQTYINQNREDKDYLKIGKLCTMFAVIFAIFASYIAMQFENIMNYIQLLFSFFNAPLIAIFLLGMFWKRASGWSAFYGMLLGTASGLVHFILYSLGRIYYKSDMVSNFYGAIVSGMVCFLTMVIVSLIEKEDPQKDLHGLVYSDRDQTNPFWDPRILAWGVGLIVLLAGFNIIFA
- a CDS encoding M23 family metallopeptidase encodes the protein MILLNLRDLLKRNWFAANNQFFPFLLTICLSLLGTGCVSKGYTYQGNPLFGWMESSGEVRATDPYPILKRYPSFQATDFEFPVGGKYAEGFYLAQKFGAENGKFGGRKHLGEDWNAITGGDSDFAAPVYTFGNGVVSEIADYGGGWGKVVRIVHYHNVGNGDFWYLESVYAHLHTIDVEPGQLVKKTEWIGTIGDAGGSYPAHLHFELRSTIGAPLGGGYALKTEGFLPPTRWLMQYGPKEKSFTEESFQYLLEKGGTL